One window of Thiomicrorhabdus lithotrophica genomic DNA carries:
- the selD gene encoding selenide, water dikinase SelD yields MKTSSNAIKLTEYSHGAGCGCKISPKILDSILKTSLNIVPNPNLLVGNSTKDDAAAYDLGNGTSVLSTTDFFMPIVDDPFTFGQIAATNAISDIYAMGGKPLMAIAIFGWPIDKLPAEVGQQVIEGGRATCEAAGIPLAGGHSIDAPEPIFGLAVTGLVENQHLKRNASAEAGCELFLTKPIGIGILTTAQKQKKIKPEHMDMAIKAMTTLNTPGTDFAKIDGVTALTDVTGFGVLGHLIEICEGSNIAAQVEFEKVPVLPHVLDYLEQGCTPGGTSRNFDSYGHKVSGLFDSTINETQKMILCDPQTSGGLLAAVRPGAVEEFKSVAAKYGLALESIGQTVDTDSQLHSVEVI; encoded by the coding sequence ATGAAGACAAGCAGTAACGCAATTAAATTGACTGAATACAGTCACGGTGCTGGTTGTGGTTGTAAAATTTCTCCAAAGATTTTGGATAGTATTTTAAAAACTTCATTGAATATTGTGCCTAACCCAAACTTATTGGTCGGTAATAGCACGAAAGATGATGCGGCCGCCTACGATTTAGGTAACGGAACTTCAGTATTAAGCACTACCGATTTCTTTATGCCGATTGTGGATGATCCCTTCACTTTTGGTCAAATTGCAGCAACCAATGCAATTAGTGATATTTACGCTATGGGTGGGAAACCTTTAATGGCCATCGCCATATTTGGGTGGCCAATTGATAAGCTTCCAGCAGAAGTGGGTCAGCAGGTTATTGAAGGTGGACGTGCAACCTGTGAGGCTGCAGGTATTCCTCTTGCAGGAGGGCACTCTATTGATGCGCCTGAACCAATATTTGGTTTGGCAGTAACAGGCCTGGTAGAAAATCAACATTTAAAACGTAATGCTTCTGCGGAAGCTGGGTGTGAGTTATTTTTGACTAAACCAATCGGTATTGGCATTTTAACGACCGCACAAAAGCAAAAAAAGATTAAACCTGAACATATGGATATGGCAATTAAAGCCATGACAACACTCAATACACCGGGTACAGACTTTGCCAAAATTGACGGGGTTACGGCTTTAACGGACGTGACAGGTTTTGGTGTTTTAGGACATTTAATCGAAATCTGTGAAGGCAGTAACATTGCCGCACAGGTTGAGTTTGAAAAAGTACCCGTCTTACCGCATGTTTTGGACTATTTAGAGCAGGGATGCACTCCAGGTGGAACCAGTCGTAATTTTGATAGTTACGGCCACAAAGTTTCAGGCTTATTTGATTCCACAATTAACGAAACTCAAAAGATGATTTTATGCGATCCTCAAACGTCTGGTGGTTTGCTTGCAGCGGTTCGCCCGGGTGCGGTGGAAGAATTTAAATCGGTTGCTGCGAAATACGGACTAGCACTCGAGTCTATTGGCCAAACGGTTGATACTGATAGCCAGTTACATTCGGTTGAGGTCATTTAA